A DNA window from Budorcas taxicolor isolate Tak-1 chromosome 14, Takin1.1, whole genome shotgun sequence contains the following coding sequences:
- the LOC128059652 gene encoding serine/threonine-protein kinase MARK2-like, giving the protein MAISTNKIARIKHYEILETIGEGNFAKVKLAWHALTKGLVAIKVIQKTNQRLSSVKEQFREVDSLRTVNHPNIVKLLEVIDTEETLFIVMEYVSGGDLQTYLEAKGRMTEGEARGPFCQLVSALQHCHQRGVVHRDLKLGNLLLDANNNIKISDFGLSNQWHPGNELDTFCGSPAFMAPELFLGMPYTGPEVDVWSLGVVLYTMVTGSLPFGGQDFWELRQCVLSGQYHVPKYLSTNITDLIERMLTLKPTDRGTLDDVWQHAWVNMGQEEPLPPACGEHPGVTVEMILGWCRDLIQGLDTSSVSDMNEPKMRVRTIKVRPAVSSDLSSQEHTPPASPEESILIPAWLWETTEQQENQESREKTREPATPPPCPGARTVSPSPAPSTRNTHGESSARAADHAGDRHATCGTRLTCCTCGRHDSSHTCDTSLTSDARGACHTISTCDSCGTRGTSLTRDACSTRDTRHTWDHSLTHDACSTRDTSLTCDPSLTCHAPSTRDTSLTCVAPSTRNPTGACNVHDTRGNRDTCDTSATSDSCLTPGTRGTHDTDGTHGTCDTLNTSGTHDNNGKVAEGTHCLPDVPDTGSSTLVGQPESMSPVTPSGLTQKKKGVAGRIWRCLSRYLCCGLPSKRANKVKPEIANG; this is encoded by the coding sequence ATGGCCATCTCCACTAACAAGATTGCTCGTATTAAGCACTATGAGATCCTTGAAACAATTGGTGAAGGCAACTTCGCCAAAGTGAAGTTGGCCTGGCATGCTCTGACCAAGGGACTGGTAGCCATCAAGGTCATCCAAAAGACAAATCAGAGACTCTCCAGCGTCAAGGAGCAGTTCCGAGAGGTTGACAGCCTGAGAACTGTAAACCACCCGAATATTGTGAAGCTACTGGAAGTGATCGACACTGAGGAGACTCTGTTTATCGTAATGGAGTACGTCAGCGGGGGAGACTTGCAAACATACTTGGAGGCCAAAGGCCGCATGACGGAGGGGGAAGCCCGAGGCCCGTTCTGCCAGCTGGTCTCGGCTCTGCAGCACTGCCACCAGCGGGGCGTGGTGCACCGGGATTTGAAGCTGGGCAACCTCCTCCTCGACgccaacaacaacataaaaatctCGGACTTCGGCCTTAGCAACCAGTGGCACCCAGGAAATGAGCTCGATACTTTCTGCGGCAGCCCCGCGTTCATGGCCCCAGAACTCTTCCTGGGGATGCCTTACACAGGCCCAGAGGTGGATGTGTGGAGCCTCGGCGTCGTCCTGTACACCATGGTAACTGGATCCCTCCCCTTCGGGGGACAAGACTTCTGGGAGCTGCGGCAGTGTGTGCTTAGCGGGCAGTACCATGTGCCCAAATATCTATCCACCAACATAACAGACTTAATAGAAAGAATGCTAACGCTCAAGCCTACCGACAGAGGCACACTAGATGACGTCTGGCAGCACGCATGGGTGAACATGGGCCAGGAGGAGCCCCTCCCGCCAGCCTGTGGTGAGCACCCTGGGGTGACAGTGGAGATGATACTGGGCTGGTGCAGGGACCTAATCCAGGGCTTAGACACAAGCAGCGTCAGTGACATGAATGAACCCAAGATGAGGGTCCGCACCATCAAGGTGAGGCCGGCCGTCTCCTCTGACCTCAGCAGCCAAGAACATACGCCTCCCGCCAGCCCTGAGGAGTCCATCCTTATTCCCGCCTGGCTTTGGGAGACCACTGAGCAGCAGGAGAACCAGGAGTCAAGAGAGAAGACCAGAGAGCCTGCCACTCCCCCACCCTGCCCGGGGGCGAGGACCgtcagccccagcccagccccctccaCCCGCAACACCCATGGTGAGAGCAGCGCCCGAGCCGCCGATCACGCCGGTGACCGCCACGCCACGTGCGGGACCAGGCTCACCTGCTGCACCTGCGGCAGGCATGACAGCAGCCACACCTGTGACACCAGCCTCACCAGTGACGCCAGGGGCGCCTGCCACACCATCAGCACCTGCGACAGCTGCGGAACCAGAGGAACCAGCCTCACCCGTGACGCCTGCAGCACCCGGGACACCAGGCACACCTGGGATCACAGCCTCACCCATGACGCCTGCAGCACCCGGGACACCAGCCTCACCTGTGATCCCAGCCTCACCTGTCACGCCCCAAGCACCCGGGACACCAGCCTCACCTGTGTCGCCCCAAGCACCCGGAACCCTACTGGGGCCTGCAATGTACATGACACCCGTGGCAACCGTGATACCTGTGACACCAGTGCCACTAGCGACAGCTGCCTCACCCCTGGCACCAGGGGCACCCACGACACAGATGGCACTCATGGCACCTGTGACACCCTCAACACCAGTGGCACCCATGACAACAATGGCAAAGTCGCTGAAGGAACCCACTGCCTCCCGGATGTGCCTGATACAGGAAGCTCCACCCTTGTTGGGCAGCCCGAGAGTATGTCCCCAGTCACTCCCTCTGGCCTCACCCAGAAAAAGAAGGGGGTGGCTGGAAGAATATGGAGATGTCTCTCCAGATATCTCTGCTGTGGGCTGCCCAGCAAGAGGGCTAATAAAGTGAAGCCGGAAATAGCGAATGGATGA